DNA from Chlamydiota bacterium:
CGTTTCATGCCAGCACCTCCATCGGTTTACGTGTGTGCGGCGCGCTCCCTACCGCACCGTGAACGGGCTCCGCGCCAGGAGGAACGCGTCCTCCGGCTTCGTGATCGGCTGCGACGGGTCGAAGAACCCCGCCATCACCTCGTAGCTCCCCGGAATCCCCGCCGGCACCTCCAGGTCCATCAGCGGATACGTCATCGGGTCCAGCCGCGGCACGTTCGACGCCACCGGCACGATCTCCGGCCCCAGCGTCAGGCAGTTCAGCATCGACTTGTCCGGCAGCACCACCACCGCGTACGCCGTGAACAACCGTTCCACCGACCGGTTCAATCTGAACTCCGCCTTGAACCGCTGCCCCGCGGAGAACTCCGTCCCGTTCAGCACCACCTCCGCCTGCGGCACCGGAGTCGCCGTCGGCGTCCGCGTCGGCGTACGCGTCGGCGTCGGCGTCGCCGTCGGGACGACCGGCGCCTCCGTGGGCGTGGGCGTCGGCGCCTGGCCGATACAGTAGAAGTTGTTGTCCATCGAACCGACGTACACAAGGCCGTCGCTTCCGATGATCGGCGAGGATTCCACCCCAGCGCCGGTCAGGAACGTCCACAGCAGGGCCCCGCCGGAGTCGACGGCGTATATCGAGTTGTCGGACGAGCCGATGTACACATTGCCGCTGCTCCCGATCGCGGGCGACGTGATCCTCAACGTCCCGCCGGTCTGATAACTCCACTTCAATGTCCCCGCGATGATTTTCAACGCATACAGCCGATTATCGTCGGAGCCGATGCATACGTCGCCGCCCGTCGTCAGCGCGGGGGAGGAGTAGATCGCCTTTCCCGTCCGATAGCTCCACGCGAGGCTTCCGTCGGAATCGACTGCGTAGAGGACATTGACGAGGGTTCCCACGAAAACCCTTCCGTTAACGGTGACGGCGGGAGAGCTTTGCGCGATGACGCCAGTATCATAGGACCACGTCAGCGTTCCGTCGCTCGAGAGTGCGTAGATCCTGCTGTCGGCGGATCCGAAATACACGGCGTCGGCGGTGTCGATGGCGGGGGACCCGTAAATGTCATTGCCGCTCTGATACGACCAGGTGAGCACCCCCGAGGAGGTCATCTGGTAAAGCCGGTTATCCATCGAACCGATGCAGATGCGCCCGTCGCTTCCCATCGTGGGCGCGCCGACCAGTTCTTCACCTGTCTCATAACTCCAGGAAAGCACGTGGGCGGAATCGAAGGCGTAGAGACAATTGTCGGCGGCGCCGAATCGTATGCCGTTGTTCTCATCCACCGCAGGCGAGGCCGTGTTGTTGAGCAAATCGACGTTATACGTCCATTGCAGAGCCCCCGTGTGCGTGAAGGAGAAGACGCAGTCGTCGGTCCCGATGTATACGCTGTTGTTGGTGCCGACGGCGGCAGAAGCAGTGATGACACCGGTCGTGTAGCTCCACTTGAGCAGGCATGCCGACGGTCCCTCGCACGTGCTCCTGCCGGTGTGCCGCGCGTCGTGCCGGAACATCGGCCATGGGGAGGAGGAGGGTTGCGCGAGCGAGGACCCGGCGGCGAGCGCAATGATGACCGACAAGACGAGCACGCGTTTCATGCCAGCACCTCCATCGGTTTACGTGTGTGCGGCGCGCTCCCTACCGCACCGTGAACGGGCTCCGCGCCAGGAGGAACGCGTCCTCCGGCTTCGTGATCGGCTGCGACGGATCGAAGAACCCCGCCATCACCTCGTAGCTCCCCGGAATCCCCGCCGGCACCTCCAGGTCCATCAGCGGGTACGCCATCGGGTCCAGCCGCGGCACGTTCGACGCCACCGGCACGATCTCCGGCCCCAGCGTCAGGCAGTTCAACATCGACTTTTCCGGCAGCACCACCACCGCGTACGCCGTGAACAACCGCTCCACCGACCGGTTCAATCTGAACGCCGCCGTGAACCGCTGCCCCGCCGTGAACTCCGTCCCGTTCAGCACCACCTCCGCCTGCGGCACCGGCGTCGCCGTCGGCGTCCGCGTCGGCGTACGCGTCGGCGTCGATGCCGCCGATACACTGCGCGAAATAGCTCCGCGTTTCCCGCCGTGATCCGGTCTTCATCGTGCCGGCCGCCCTTTCATAGAACGCTGTCCGTTGCCATCTCAAAGAGCACGCGTCTCCCGCCCCTTGCGAAAAGACGACGCACTGAAGCGACAACGGGAGGGAGACAAGGGGGTGTAACATATCGGAATGATCTGATAGGCCGCGGGTGAACCAGCGCGGCGTGAGGACGGCGGCTGCGCAACTCCAACCCGCTTCATATCCCGATCGCGAAACGTCTTCATCCGGCAGGTATCGGAGCAACGCTCGGGTGGCTCAATGCGCGACGAACGAGAATTGATGGCAATGGCGGCATCGATCTGTGATGCGACTCGGTGACAATGTGAATCGTCAGACTCATAGTTCTTAGAAGCCCTTTGGGGCATTACACCATCAGTCGTTTTTCAAGCTATCACCACGCTTCAGAAAATACAATCACCCGCAAGGGGGGATTTTTAGAGGGGCAATATCATTGGCCGGCATACACCCTCCGCCGATGTGTACTGATATTCACGGGCTTGGATGCATCTTCATCGCCACACATAACGCGATCCCGGAATCAAGACGATTATGCTATTACGGATTGCATCTCGGGCGCATGTCCCGCCGGTAAATGCATGATAAGATAGTTACACTTGTCGTTCTGCGCGATTCGAGAGTTTTCGCTGAATATGACGCATGGAGGAAGTGAGTTTCAAGCGATCGTCCCCCGCCAGACCCTATTCTTGAAGGTCCTCTCGTGCGCCCATACCGCAGTTCACCGACCTTGTCCGCCCCGTCTGATGGATGGAGAACGGTCGATCGAGAAGAGGTGACGGGGCGGTTCGATCCGGCATCCCGGCGCTACCGACGGCAATGCGGGGCGACCCGGCGATGGCGGAGGGGCGCCGAAGGGACTTCACAAGGGCATGTGCCCGCGGGACGGCGGACGAGAAGCGCCGGTTTGCCCGCGTATTCGTCAGGAGGATCGTGGCAACTCCGGCCGCCGGGGAGATTCAGATGCACCCGTTCGGCGATCCGACGGTGCTGGAGAGGAACGGAACGCCTGCAGGCGTTCTGACAGGCGTTTCGATCGACCTGGCAGCGGGGGCGGGGTAGCCGATTCGCACAGGGTGCCCATTCTCACGGCCTGCCGGCGCTATGCCGTGGAGGGACAGGAAGCTGGGGATATG
Protein-coding regions in this window:
- a CDS encoding PQQ-like beta-propeller repeat protein, encoding MFRHDARHTGRSTCEGPSACLLKWSYTTGVITASAAVGTNNSVYIGTDDCVFSFTHTGALQWTYNVDLLNNTASPAVDENNGIRFGAADNCLYAFDSAHVLSWSYETGEELVGAPTMGSDGRICIGSMDNRLYQMTSSGVLTWSYQSGNDIYGSPAIDTADAVYFGSADSRIYALSSDGTLTWSYDTGVIAQSSPAVTVNGRVFVGTLVNVLYAVDSDGSLAWSYRTGKAIYSSPALTTGGDVCIGSDDNRLYALKIIAGTLKWSYQTGGTLRITSPAIGSSGNVYIGSSDNSIYAVDSGGALLWTFLTGAGVESSPIIGSDGLVYVGSMDNNFYCIGQAPTPTPTEAPVVPTATPTPTRTPTRTPTATPVPQAEVVLNGTEFSAGQRFKAEFRLNRSVERLFTAYAVVVLPDKSMLNCLTLGPEIVPVASNVPRLDPMTYPLMDLEVPAGIPGSYEVMAGFFDPSQPITKPEDAFLLARSPFTVR